From the Quercus lobata isolate SW786 chromosome 6, ValleyOak3.0 Primary Assembly, whole genome shotgun sequence genome, one window contains:
- the LOC115949624 gene encoding GLABRA2 expression modulator encodes MEQPKPETEQATGNDPSPKPESKGSDHAPNGDGKWTSFVLGSESQTQSQDQVQSPREGSPTKTASSGSRKSVHWSPELVRESSTISSPHGSNNNNYNNSYYVSSSPTDQSSSSFNVKDTMDSVRNVLGRWGKKVGEATKKAENLAGNTWQHLKTGPSFAEAAMGRISQGTKVLVEGGYEKIFRQTFETVPEEQLQNSFACYLSTSAGPVMGVLYVSTAKLAFCSDDPLSYKINDQTEWSYYKVVIPLHQLKAVNPSSSRANSSEKYIQVISVDNHEFWFMGFLNYDGAVKILQEAFEVRNIQFA; translated from the exons ATGGAACAGCCAAAGCCAGAGACGGAGCAGGCCACGGGAAACGACCCGAGTCCGAAACCCGAATCGAAGGGTTCGGACCACGCCCCGAATGGAGACGGTAAGTGGACGAGTTTCGTGTTAGGATCGGAGTCTCAAACGCAGAGTCAGGATCAGGTTCAAAGTCCGAGGGAGGGATCACCGACCAAAACGGCGTCGTCTGGGTCGAGGAAATCGGTGCATTGGAGCCCCGAACTGGTGAGGGAATCGTCTACGATTTCATCACCGCACGgatccaacaacaacaactacaacAACTCTTATTACGTTTCTTCTTCCCCTACTGACCAATCTTCGTCTTCATTCAACGTCAAAG ATACGATGGATAGTGTACGGAATGTTCTAGGGAGATGGGGAAAGAAGGTTGGAGAAGCTACTAAAAAAGCTGAAAATCTCGCCGGAAACACCTGGCAGCact TGAAAACGGGCCCTAGTTTTGCTGAAGCTGCGATGGGAAGAATTTCACAGGGAACAAAGGTCCTAGTAGAAGGTGGTTATGAGAAAATTTTCCGACAAACTTTCGAGACTGTCCCTGAAGAGCAACTTCAGAATTCATTTGCATGTTACCTATCCACATCAGCTGGTCCAGTCATGGGAGTTTTATATGTATCTACAGCAAAGCTTGCCTTTTGTAGCGATGATCCTCTTTCATATAAAATCAATGACCAAACTGAATGGAGCTATTATAAG GTAGTTATCCCATTACATCAGCTTAAAGCTGTTAATCCTTCATCAAGCAGAGCCAACTCTTCTGAGAAATACATTCAGGTTATCTCTGTTGATAACCATGAATTTTGGTTTATGGGCTTCTTAAACTACGATGGTGCTGTGAAAATCCTGCAGGAAGCTTTTGAAGTCAGAAACATACAATTTGCGTGA